A window from Halomicrobium urmianum encodes these proteins:
- a CDS encoding redoxin domain-containing protein, producing the protein MDLDFDVVDLGPADHPEEGDEAPDFTRPLVNHEYWGDVSLDEVVAREDDPTVLLFHPMDGAFPATYVWNEVRDRGWVEDATVVGLSISTPYAHERLLEERDLEGEVELFSDPGNGVAEAYGIAHDLDGMEGIEEPRPAVFVLDDDRTVEYAWVATEWPDLPDYDEVESAFR; encoded by the coding sequence ATGGACCTCGACTTCGACGTCGTCGACCTCGGCCCCGCCGATCACCCCGAGGAGGGTGACGAGGCCCCCGACTTCACGCGCCCGCTCGTCAACCACGAGTACTGGGGAGACGTCTCACTCGACGAGGTCGTCGCGCGCGAGGACGACCCGACCGTCCTGCTCTTTCACCCCATGGACGGCGCCTTCCCGGCGACGTACGTCTGGAACGAGGTTCGCGACCGCGGGTGGGTCGAGGACGCCACCGTCGTCGGGCTCTCTATCTCGACGCCCTACGCCCACGAGCGGCTGCTCGAGGAGCGCGACCTCGAGGGCGAGGTCGAACTCTTCTCCGATCCCGGCAACGGCGTCGCCGAGGCCTACGGCATCGCCCACGACCTCGACGGGATGGAAGGGATCGAGGAACCGCGGCCCGCCGTCTTCGTGCTCGACGACGACCGCACGGTCGAGTACGCCTGGGTCGCCACGGAGTGGCCCGACCTCCCCGACTACGACGAAGTCGAGTCGGCGTTCCGCTGA
- a CDS encoding CRISPR-associated protein Cas4, translated as MHAFRDLEVAAYCPRKLYYRRRAGDPAVPDRVATVRDLAFSYEELLDTDAAVLSAPIEPDPATYRDRLERARSELSIWVDLVDPAARDAYLEGREARGIAHKVLDDPPVPSLAFAGRPPEQGVWEPQSVRLVAAAKALAWEREQRVERAVAEYPAHGVIRPIDLTARRTGAYRRAVRTAESVDGPPARTDDEAKCDACEYRDECGTRTRSLQSMLG; from the coding sequence ATGCACGCCTTCCGAGACCTGGAGGTGGCGGCCTACTGTCCGCGCAAGCTCTACTACCGGCGCCGGGCGGGCGACCCGGCGGTGCCCGACCGCGTGGCCACGGTCAGGGACCTCGCGTTCAGCTACGAGGAGTTGCTCGACACCGACGCGGCGGTCCTGTCGGCGCCGATCGAACCGGACCCCGCCACCTACCGCGACCGACTGGAGCGGGCGCGCAGCGAGCTATCGATCTGGGTGGACCTCGTCGATCCCGCGGCTCGCGACGCCTATCTGGAAGGCCGAGAGGCGCGAGGAATCGCGCACAAGGTGCTGGACGATCCGCCCGTTCCGTCGCTGGCCTTCGCCGGGCGGCCCCCGGAACAGGGGGTCTGGGAGCCCCAGTCGGTGCGGCTGGTCGCGGCGGCCAAGGCGCTGGCCTGGGAGCGCGAGCAGCGCGTCGAGCGCGCCGTCGCCGAGTACCCCGCCCACGGCGTGATCCGGCCGATCGACCTGACGGCGCGGCGGACCGGCGCCTACCGACGCGCGGTCAGGACCGCCGAGTCCGTCGACGGCCCGCCGGCCCGGACCGACGACGAGGCGAAGTGCGACGCCTGCGAGTACCGCGACGAGTGCGGGACCAGAACCAGATCGCTGCAGAGTATGCTCGGGTAG
- a CDS encoding HalOD1 output domain-containing protein, with product MGDDTVVQRVIEALAEADGVDPLELDRPLYEAIETDALEALAEHDGEWALQFTVDGHVVAVDGGDEVTVEVA from the coding sequence GTGGGCGACGACACGGTGGTTCAGCGAGTGATCGAAGCCCTCGCCGAGGCGGACGGAGTCGATCCGCTGGAACTCGATCGACCGCTGTACGAGGCCATCGAGACCGACGCACTGGAGGCGCTGGCCGAGCACGACGGCGAGTGGGCCCTCCAGTTCACCGTCGACGGCCACGTCGTCGCCGTCGACGGGGGCGACGAGGTCACCGTCGAAGTGGCCTGA
- a CDS encoding hemolysin family protein, giving the protein MAFDPPPGDELLVAPPLQTEVGGFVLSDALITAVGIAVIAVLIGLSAFFSSSEIAMFSLPAHRLESLVEEGKRGAKTLKNLKSDPHRLLVTILVGNNLVNIAMSSIATGLLAMYFSQGLAVAISTFGITAIVLLFGESAPKSYAVENTESWALRIARPLKLAEHVLLPLIVLFDYLTRIVNKITGGRSAIETSYVTREEIQDIIETGEREGVLDEDERQMLQRTLRFNDTIAKEVMTPRLDMDAISTESSIEEAIGECIHSGHARLPVYEGSLDNVIGVVNVRDLVREQNYGERTDADLADLIEPTLHVPESKNVDDLLTEMRDQRLHMVIVIDEFGTTEGLVTMEDLTEEIVGEILEGEEEQPIEFVADDTAVVKGEVNIEEVNEALEIELPEGQEFETIAGFIFNRAGRLVEEGERIEYDGVEIRVEDVENTRIKKARLQRQAEEDGDEAESEAADESAPDADAEVPPE; this is encoded by the coding sequence ATGGCCTTCGATCCCCCACCAGGAGACGAGTTGCTGGTAGCGCCGCCGCTGCAGACGGAGGTCGGCGGCTTCGTCCTCTCCGACGCGCTGATCACGGCCGTCGGGATCGCCGTGATCGCCGTTCTCATCGGTCTCTCGGCTTTCTTCTCCTCCTCGGAAATCGCCATGTTCTCCCTGCCGGCCCACCGGCTGGAGTCGCTCGTCGAGGAGGGCAAGCGGGGAGCGAAGACCCTCAAGAACCTCAAGTCCGATCCCCACCGGTTGCTCGTGACCATTCTGGTCGGCAACAACCTCGTCAACATCGCTATGTCCTCGATCGCGACGGGGCTGCTCGCGATGTACTTCTCGCAGGGCCTCGCCGTCGCCATCTCGACGTTCGGGATCACGGCGATCGTGCTCCTGTTCGGCGAGAGCGCGCCGAAGAGCTACGCCGTCGAGAACACCGAGTCGTGGGCGCTGCGGATCGCGCGGCCGCTGAAGCTGGCCGAGCACGTCCTCCTCCCGCTGATCGTCCTGTTCGACTACCTCACTCGCATCGTCAACAAGATCACCGGCGGCCGGTCGGCCATCGAGACGTCCTACGTCACCCGCGAGGAGATCCAGGACATCATCGAGACCGGGGAACGGGAGGGCGTCCTCGACGAGGACGAACGACAGATGCTCCAGCGGACGCTGCGGTTCAACGACACCATCGCCAAGGAGGTGATGACCCCGCGGCTGGACATGGACGCCATATCGACCGAATCGTCCATCGAAGAGGCCATCGGGGAGTGCATCCACTCCGGGCACGCCCGTCTCCCGGTCTACGAGGGCAGCCTCGACAACGTCATCGGGGTCGTCAACGTCCGCGACCTCGTCCGGGAGCAGAACTACGGCGAGCGCACCGACGCCGACCTCGCGGACCTCATCGAACCGACGCTACACGTTCCCGAGTCCAAGAACGTCGACGACCTGCTGACCGAGATGCGCGACCAGCGCCTCCACATGGTGATCGTCATCGACGAGTTCGGCACCACGGAGGGGCTGGTGACGATGGAGGACCTCACCGAGGAGATCGTCGGCGAGATCCTCGAGGGCGAGGAGGAACAGCCCATCGAGTTCGTCGCCGACGACACCGCCGTCGTCAAGGGCGAGGTCAACATCGAGGAGGTCAACGAGGCCCTGGAGATCGAACTCCCGGAAGGCCAGGAGTTCGAGACCATCGCCGGCTTCATCTTCAACCGCGCGGGCCGCCTGGTCGAGGAGGGCGAGCGCATCGAGTACGACGGCGTCGAGATCCGCGTCGAGGACGTCGAGAACACGCGGATCAAGAAGGCCCGCCTCCAGCGACAGGCCGAGGAGGACGGGGACGAGGCCGAGAGCGAGGCCGCGGACGAATCGGCCCCGGACGCGGACGCCGAAGTCCCGCCCGAGTAG
- a CDS encoding helix-turn-helix domain-containing protein, producing MSVIADLRVPARDFTLGEVLAVHGEATVTLETMVPIGERTVPLFWVTDEARPTFEREVRDHETVESIHQVEVEDGKTLYALEWSATGDSLFSAFLDTDASLLHATAASEFWQFQARFQTHADLAAFKRRCDEADVTVEVNRIYNPTRPDSGPHYGLTEPQREALVEAVRKGYYAIPRRISTKALAEELDISDQATTERLRRAIITLVEHTLLAVEEEVDR from the coding sequence ATGAGTGTCATCGCGGACCTCAGAGTCCCCGCCCGGGATTTCACCCTGGGCGAGGTCCTGGCGGTCCACGGCGAGGCGACGGTCACGCTGGAGACGATGGTCCCGATCGGGGAGCGCACCGTGCCGCTGTTCTGGGTCACTGACGAGGCCCGCCCCACCTTCGAGCGCGAGGTCCGCGATCACGAGACGGTCGAGAGCATCCACCAGGTCGAGGTCGAGGATGGAAAGACGCTCTACGCGCTCGAATGGTCCGCCACGGGGGACAGTCTGTTCTCGGCGTTCCTCGACACGGACGCGAGCCTGTTGCACGCCACCGCGGCGTCTGAGTTCTGGCAGTTTCAGGCCAGGTTCCAGACCCACGCGGACCTCGCCGCCTTCAAGCGTCGCTGCGACGAGGCGGACGTCACCGTCGAGGTCAACCGGATCTACAACCCCACGCGTCCCGACAGCGGCCCCCACTACGGCCTGACCGAACCGCAGCGGGAGGCGCTGGTAGAGGCGGTCCGGAAGGGATACTACGCTATCCCGCGTCGCATCTCGACGAAGGCGCTGGCCGAGGAACTGGACATCTCCGACCAGGCGACCACCGAGCGGCTCCGTCGGGCGATCATCACGCTGGTCGAACACACGCTGCTCGCCGTCGAGGAGGAGGTCGACCGGTGA
- a CDS encoding response regulator, giving the protein MTGTDADILLVEDNHGDVRLIERAFETRGLPGRLHVVQTGDEALDWLARRGEYDDAPRPRIVLLDLNLPATSGYAVLEAIKADPDLRRIPVVVLTSSQSEDDLIDAYRKQANACLIKPVDPDAFADVIEAFTDFWLSTASLPPAPDADGGCSRT; this is encoded by the coding sequence ATGACGGGGACGGACGCGGACATCCTGCTGGTCGAGGACAACCACGGCGACGTCCGCCTGATCGAGCGGGCCTTCGAGACGCGGGGCCTCCCCGGCCGGCTCCACGTCGTCCAGACCGGCGACGAGGCGCTGGACTGGCTGGCCCGGCGCGGCGAGTACGACGACGCGCCCCGTCCCAGAATCGTCCTGCTGGACCTGAACCTGCCCGCGACGAGCGGATACGCCGTCCTCGAGGCGATCAAAGCGGACCCCGACCTGCGACGGATCCCGGTGGTAGTCCTCACCAGTTCCCAGTCCGAGGACGACCTGATCGACGCCTACCGGAAGCAGGCCAACGCCTGCCTGATCAAACCCGTCGACCCGGACGCGTTCGCCGACGTGATCGAGGCGTTCACGGACTTCTGGCTGTCGACCGCGTCGCTCCCGCCCGCGCCCGACGCGGACGGCGGCTGTAGTAGAACCTGA
- the hisH gene encoding imidazole glycerol phosphate synthase subunit HisH, with protein sequence MATKQTAAEVVVVDYGLGNLRSVTRGLERADAAVRLTDDPAEFDAADGIVLPGVGAFSEGMENAGPFRDALAEQAEAGTPLFGICLGMQMLLTTSEEAAHAGQGDVEGLDLIPGRNVRFDADQTVPHMGWNELDVERDHPIVEGIDGEYAYFVHSYYAEPDDPDAVVTTTDYGVEFASIVANERGNVFGTQFHPEKSGETGLRILRNFVDICAER encoded by the coding sequence ATGGCCACGAAGCAGACCGCCGCCGAGGTGGTCGTCGTCGACTACGGGCTGGGGAACCTCCGGAGCGTCACCCGCGGGCTGGAGCGGGCCGACGCCGCCGTCAGGCTCACCGACGACCCCGCCGAGTTCGACGCCGCCGACGGCATCGTCCTCCCCGGGGTGGGAGCCTTCAGCGAGGGCATGGAGAACGCCGGCCCCTTCCGCGACGCGCTCGCCGAGCAGGCCGAGGCGGGCACGCCGCTGTTCGGCATCTGCCTCGGCATGCAGATGCTGCTGACCACCAGCGAGGAGGCCGCCCACGCCGGACAGGGCGACGTCGAGGGGCTGGACCTGATCCCCGGCCGGAACGTCCGCTTCGACGCCGACCAGACCGTCCCGCACATGGGCTGGAACGAACTCGACGTCGAGCGCGACCACCCGATCGTGGAGGGGATCGACGGCGAGTACGCCTACTTCGTCCACTCCTACTACGCCGAGCCCGACGACCCCGACGCCGTGGTCACGACCACCGACTACGGCGTCGAGTTCGCCTCCATCGTCGCCAACGAGCGCGGCAACGTCTTCGGCACGCAGTTCCACCCCGAGAAGTCCGGCGAGACGGGGCTGCGCATCCTCCGTAACTTCGTGGACATCTGCGCCGAGCGGTAG
- a CDS encoding redoxin domain-containing protein, whose amino-acid sequence MHGTVIEDGDEAPGFELPALVDGDHRRVALSEYVGDDVVVVAFYPGDFNPACGAESDLDELDLFTMQKDVSVLAVGPDTLYSHAAFADEYDLRLPLLADTRREVAERYGVAAEGDLGQALVDRAVFVVDPEGVVAYAWRTSDPGETPSVEEIKAAIADAGGDDTAFARYRIGHAHYTEGRRAFTSAMGSFSDSEWMLAESDFRRAREEFEEAADHFDSAVRFVDDPAHEPHYDLAERKATALWQAADWLSKSASKYGSGAGAEAQSLRQDAERPLATARDIGDPIGPDEWPPDGEPDREHESVLPDEGGDDLAADIDEAVAAAAEADDGDADGDGSEDRDGGIDDEELAAIQAELAASDDDPGELADESTSMVDAPPNGEDGDAVEADGANSAAGEGGAASDDDRNDESDDAESTGSGDIDGEVDEEELEALAEELAESQAAAEAVDWRGENGDAGDEPAGEVGDPETAGDGAAGDGAAGEDAVDDPAADRGSTGGGDGLDGGDAAASDPLAPEGDAPADPDADLSDDAGVPPAASGSLEVGPADDEPELDDEPKGASDEDLADIPTAEELDGDEGSGDQDGADTEGENDLDEPESADDDGSDGWGMPGDR is encoded by the coding sequence ATGCACGGGACAGTGATCGAGGACGGCGACGAGGCGCCCGGGTTCGAGCTGCCAGCGCTGGTCGACGGCGACCACCGTCGTGTAGCGCTCTCGGAGTACGTCGGCGACGACGTCGTAGTCGTGGCCTTCTACCCGGGCGACTTCAACCCCGCCTGCGGGGCGGAGTCGGACCTCGACGAACTGGACCTCTTCACGATGCAGAAGGACGTGTCGGTGCTGGCCGTCGGGCCCGACACGCTGTACAGCCACGCCGCCTTCGCCGACGAGTACGACCTGCGCCTGCCGCTGCTCGCCGACACGCGCCGCGAGGTCGCGGAGCGGTACGGCGTCGCCGCGGAGGGCGACCTCGGCCAGGCGCTCGTCGACCGGGCCGTGTTCGTCGTCGACCCCGAGGGCGTCGTCGCTTACGCCTGGCGGACGAGCGACCCGGGCGAGACCCCGTCCGTCGAGGAGATCAAGGCGGCCATCGCCGACGCGGGCGGCGACGACACCGCGTTCGCCCGCTACCGGATCGGTCACGCCCACTACACCGAGGGGCGGCGGGCCTTCACCAGCGCGATGGGTTCGTTCTCGGACTCGGAGTGGATGCTCGCCGAGTCGGACTTCCGGCGGGCCCGCGAGGAGTTCGAGGAGGCCGCAGACCACTTCGACAGCGCCGTCCGGTTCGTCGACGACCCCGCCCACGAGCCCCACTACGACCTGGCCGAGCGGAAGGCGACCGCGCTGTGGCAGGCCGCCGACTGGCTGTCCAAGTCCGCGAGCAAGTACGGCAGCGGCGCCGGCGCGGAGGCCCAGAGCCTGCGGCAGGACGCGGAGCGCCCCCTCGCGACGGCCCGCGACATCGGCGATCCGATCGGCCCCGACGAGTGGCCGCCCGACGGGGAGCCCGACCGGGAACACGAGTCCGTCCTCCCGGACGAGGGCGGCGACGACCTGGCCGCCGACATCGACGAGGCGGTCGCCGCGGCGGCCGAGGCCGACGACGGCGACGCGGACGGCGACGGCAGCGAGGACAGAGACGGCGGGATCGACGACGAGGAGCTGGCGGCGATCCAGGCAGAACTGGCCGCCAGTGACGACGATCCCGGCGAACTGGCGGACGAGTCGACGAGCATGGTCGACGCGCCGCCCAACGGCGAGGACGGCGACGCGGTCGAGGCGGACGGCGCGAACAGCGCCGCCGGCGAAGGCGGCGCAGCGAGCGACGACGACCGGAACGACGAGAGCGACGACGCCGAATCGACGGGCAGCGGCGACATCGACGGCGAGGTCGACGAGGAGGAACTCGAGGCGCTGGCGGAAGAGCTGGCCGAGAGCCAGGCGGCCGCCGAGGCGGTCGACTGGCGCGGCGAGAACGGCGACGCGGGAGACGAGCCCGCAGGCGAAGTCGGCGACCCCGAGACGGCCGGCGACGGAGCGGCCGGCGACGGAGCGGCCGGCGAGGACGCCGTCGACGACCCCGCCGCCGACCGCGGATCGACGGGCGGCGGCGACGGACTCGACGGCGGCGATGCGGCCGCGTCCGATCCCCTCGCGCCGGAGGGCGACGCCCCCGCGGACCCGGACGCCGACCTCTCGGACGACGCCGGCGTCCCGCCGGCCGCGTCCGGATCGCTGGAGGTCGGCCCGGCCGACGACGAACCCGAACTGGACGACGAGCCGAAGGGGGCCAGCGACGAGGACCTGGCGGACATCCCGACGGCGGAGGAACTCGACGGGGACGAGGGAAGCGGCGATCAGGACGGGGCCGACACCGAGGGCGAGAACGACCTCGACGAACCCGAATCAGCGGACGACGATGGCTCGGACGGCTGGGGGATGCCGGGCGACCGCTGA
- a CDS encoding glutathione S-transferase N-terminal domain-containing protein, which yields MSDSPITFYRLQACPFCERVTRRLQEYGLDYESRFVEPMHSERNVVKRISGKRSVPAIVDENTGVTMSESGNIVEYLDREYGEGSDGSRSSSERTSDGGERSRSEREETGGEA from the coding sequence ATGAGCGACTCGCCTATCACGTTCTACCGGCTCCAGGCCTGCCCGTTCTGCGAGCGGGTCACCCGACGGCTACAGGAGTACGGTCTCGACTACGAGTCCCGCTTCGTCGAGCCGATGCACTCCGAGCGCAACGTCGTCAAGCGCATCTCGGGCAAGCGATCGGTCCCGGCCATCGTCGACGAGAACACCGGCGTCACGATGAGCGAGAGCGGCAACATCGTGGAGTATCTGGACCGCGAGTACGGTGAGGGATCCGACGGATCCCGATCATCGTCGGAGCGGACCTCCGACGGTGGTGAGCGCTCGCGAAGCGAGCGCGAGGAAACGGGAGGTGAGGCCTGA
- a CDS encoding 50S ribosomal protein L40e yields the protein MAKFEKAENRLLTKQICMRCNARNSPRAEKCRKCGYKKLRPKAAEPRSA from the coding sequence ATGGCCAAGTTCGAGAAAGCGGAAAATCGGCTCCTGACCAAGCAGATCTGCATGCGCTGCAACGCCCGCAACTCCCCGCGGGCCGAGAAGTGCCGGAAGTGCGGCTACAAGAAGCTCCGCCCGAAAGCCGCCGAACCGCGCAGCGCCTGA
- a CDS encoding DUF367 family protein has translation MELHVRYEGDDDPEKCSARRLSQFDLAALHESTRSTPSGIVLNPFAEQALSPADRRGSGARHDRLVALDCSWETAEREAFDLEGIHRSLPFLVAGNPVNFGNAFQLNTAEAFAGALAILGEREQAEAVLEPFSWGHTFLELNEEPLSRYADCADSSEVVAVQDEYLAEE, from the coding sequence GTGGAACTGCACGTCCGCTACGAGGGCGACGACGACCCGGAGAAGTGCAGTGCGCGCCGACTCTCGCAGTTCGACCTGGCGGCGCTGCACGAATCGACGCGGTCGACGCCGTCCGGCATCGTCCTCAATCCCTTCGCCGAGCAGGCGCTCTCGCCCGCCGACCGGCGGGGCAGCGGGGCGCGTCACGACCGGCTGGTGGCGCTGGACTGCTCCTGGGAGACCGCCGAACGGGAGGCGTTCGACCTGGAGGGGATCCACCGATCGCTACCCTTCCTCGTGGCCGGCAACCCTGTCAACTTCGGCAACGCCTTCCAGCTGAACACGGCCGAGGCCTTCGCCGGGGCGCTGGCCATCCTCGGCGAGCGCGAGCAGGCCGAGGCGGTTCTGGAGCCGTTCAGCTGGGGCCACACGTTCCTGGAGCTCAACGAGGAGCCCCTCTCTCGGTACGCCGACTGCGCGGACTCGTCTGAGGTCGTCGCGGTGCAGGACGAGTATCTAGCGGAGGAGTGA
- a CDS encoding uracil-DNA glycosylase, which translates to MGHMDGLEVPECERCPALVESRSQIVNGTGPGDADILFVGEGPGAQEDQQGEPFVGRSGDVLDEALLEAGLDRENVRITNCVRCRPPENRDPTKEELNNCRGYLEREIELVDPELVVPIGKVPSEHLLERDVAVTTEAGDLVDAELGGGRRHVLISVHPAATLYDRSQRDVFFDTIEAAADYTDEESGQKQLGDF; encoded by the coding sequence ATGGGTCACATGGACGGTCTCGAGGTCCCCGAGTGCGAGCGCTGTCCGGCGCTCGTCGAGTCCAGATCGCAGATCGTCAACGGCACGGGCCCGGGCGACGCCGACATCCTCTTCGTCGGCGAGGGCCCCGGCGCGCAGGAGGACCAGCAGGGCGAGCCCTTCGTCGGCCGGTCGGGCGACGTCCTCGACGAGGCGCTGCTGGAGGCGGGGCTCGACCGCGAGAACGTGCGCATCACCAACTGCGTGCGCTGTCGGCCGCCGGAGAACCGCGACCCAACGAAGGAGGAGCTGAACAACTGCCGGGGGTATCTGGAGCGGGAGATCGAACTCGTCGACCCCGAGCTGGTCGTCCCGATCGGCAAGGTCCCCTCCGAACACCTGCTGGAGCGGGACGTCGCCGTCACCACTGAGGCGGGCGACCTGGTCGACGCGGAACTGGGCGGGGGGCGCCGGCACGTCCTGATCTCGGTCCACCCGGCGGCGACGCTGTACGACCGCAGCCAGCGCGACGTCTTCTTCGACACCATCGAGGCCGCCGCCGACTACACGGACGAGGAGAGCGGCCAGAAGCAACTCGGCGACTTCTGA
- a CDS encoding MBL fold metallo-hydrolase has protein sequence MEVHTVTEDAESFTCNAYLALGETLTLVDAGAYDGVVDAVREHTDDLDRVVLTHQHGDHVEQLDAVVDAFDPTVYAYDDHPLRDEPVTDGSEVAIGDEDFDVVYTPGHADDHVAYVSESTLFSGDVVVHDDGAFDYGSFGRTDMAGQSRERLIQSIRDLLDRLPDSVEHMYSGHGDTFSGDVRDVVETALERAEKREPKYPDE, from the coding sequence ATGGAGGTCCACACCGTCACCGAGGACGCCGAGTCGTTCACCTGCAACGCCTACCTGGCGCTCGGGGAGACGCTGACGCTGGTCGACGCGGGTGCCTACGACGGCGTCGTCGACGCCGTCCGCGAGCACACCGACGACCTCGACCGGGTCGTGCTGACCCACCAGCACGGCGACCACGTCGAGCAACTGGACGCCGTCGTCGACGCCTTCGACCCGACGGTGTACGCCTACGACGACCACCCGCTCCGTGACGAGCCGGTGACCGACGGCAGCGAGGTGGCCATCGGCGACGAGGACTTCGACGTCGTCTACACGCCCGGCCACGCCGACGACCACGTCGCCTACGTCTCCGAATCGACGCTGTTCTCCGGCGACGTCGTGGTCCACGACGACGGCGCCTTCGACTACGGGAGCTTCGGCCGGACCGACATGGCCGGCCAGTCCCGCGAGCGGCTCATCCAGTCCATCCGCGACCTGCTCGACCGGCTACCGGACAGCGTGGAACACATGTACTCCGGCCACGGCGACACCTTCAGCGGCGACGTCCGCGACGTCGTCGAGACGGCGCTGGAGCGCGCCGAAAAGCGCGAGCCGAAGTACCCCGACGAGTAA
- a CDS encoding DUF5786 family protein has translation MGFGSYDESEQENQEYDADLDDEDGVTAAENTHDGDVEYEFTASNDELLDRLEDIKDENT, from the coding sequence ATGGGGTTCGGGAGCTACGACGAGTCCGAACAGGAAAATCAGGAGTACGACGCCGATCTCGACGACGAGGACGGCGTTACAGCCGCGGAAAACACCCACGACGGCGACGTCGAGTACGAGTTCACCGCCTCGAACGACGAGCTTCTCGACCGTCTGGAGGACATCAAAGACGAGAACACGTGA
- a CDS encoding L-threonylcarbamoyladenylate synthase, with product MTDVADAAAAVRDGDLVVFPTETVYGLGADALDPAAVERVFEAKERSRDKPISLAVPDVDAAVEHTEPTEREERFMRAFLPGPVTVVVERGPDVPDVLTAGREQVGVRVPDHDVALDLLAAAGTPITATSANVSGNPSATRVDELDERIRERAAAVVDDGETEGGTGSTVVDVEAGELLREGAVADEVRAWLAEQPQS from the coding sequence ATGACCGACGTCGCCGACGCCGCCGCGGCCGTCCGCGACGGCGACCTCGTCGTCTTTCCGACCGAGACGGTGTACGGGCTGGGCGCCGACGCGCTCGACCCCGCGGCCGTCGAGCGAGTCTTCGAGGCCAAAGAGCGGAGCCGCGACAAGCCGATCTCGCTGGCGGTGCCCGACGTCGACGCCGCCGTCGAGCACACAGAACCGACGGAGCGCGAGGAGCGGTTCATGCGCGCGTTCCTCCCCGGCCCGGTGACGGTCGTGGTCGAACGCGGCCCCGACGTGCCGGACGTCCTCACCGCCGGCCGCGAACAGGTCGGGGTGCGCGTCCCCGACCACGACGTCGCGCTGGATCTGCTGGCGGCCGCCGGGACGCCGATAACGGCGACGAGCGCGAACGTCAGCGGGAACCCCTCGGCGACCCGCGTCGACGAGCTGGACGAGCGGATCCGCGAGCGCGCCGCGGCCGTCGTCGACGACGGCGAGACCGAGGGCGGGACGGGCTCGACCGTCGTCGACGTCGAGGCGGGCGAACTGCTGCGCGAGGGGGCCGTCGCGGACGAGGTCCGCGCATGGCTGGCCGAGCAACCGCAGTCCTGA
- a CDS encoding endonuclease dU — MKTGVRALGVAESYSGQTSTLAGSVVRASRVVDGFVFGECTVGGSDATDAIAAMVERLDREDVRYLVVSGVAPAWFNVVDLRALHERTGLPVLSVTYEASPGLADAIREAFDDESTAQDRIEAYRAQPERRPVTVNDETVYVRAVGLADDEAADVVRGFTPEGGRPEPLRVARLAARAAESFRET; from the coding sequence ATGAAAACCGGGGTGCGCGCCCTCGGCGTGGCAGAGTCGTACAGCGGTCAGACGAGCACCCTCGCAGGCTCGGTCGTCCGGGCGAGCAGAGTCGTCGACGGGTTCGTTTTCGGCGAGTGCACGGTCGGCGGGAGCGACGCGACCGACGCGATCGCGGCGATGGTCGAGCGGCTGGACCGCGAGGACGTGCGCTACCTCGTCGTCTCGGGCGTCGCACCGGCCTGGTTCAACGTGGTCGACCTGCGCGCGCTACACGAGCGGACGGGACTGCCCGTCCTGTCGGTGACCTACGAGGCCAGTCCCGGGTTGGCGGACGCCATCCGCGAGGCGTTCGACGACGAGTCGACGGCGCAGGACCGGATCGAGGCCTACCGGGCCCAGCCCGAGCGCCGGCCCGTGACGGTCAACGACGAGACGGTGTACGTCCGGGCGGTCGGTCTGGCCGACGACGAGGCCGCCGACGTCGTCCGCGGGTTCACGCCCGAGGGCGGCCGGCCGGAGCCGCTGCGCGTGGCGCGGCTGGCGGCGCGCGCAGCCGAGTCGTTCCGCGAGACCTGA
- a CDS encoding helix-turn-helix domain-containing protein — protein MDDEIFEALADQHRRDVLVALLAEDRVRPASVCADAGEDGESEARRAMLHHCHLPMLADAEFVEWDREADTVRQGDAYSKLRPILGFIVTKGAVER, from the coding sequence ATGGACGACGAGATCTTCGAGGCGCTCGCCGATCAGCACCGGCGGGACGTATTGGTTGCGCTGCTCGCCGAGGATCGGGTCCGACCGGCGTCGGTGTGTGCTGACGCCGGCGAGGACGGAGAGTCCGAGGCGAGACGGGCCATGCTCCACCACTGCCACCTCCCGATGCTCGCGGACGCGGAGTTCGTCGAGTGGGACCGGGAGGCAGATACCGTTCGGCAGGGCGACGCGTACTCGAAGCTACGGCCGATCCTCGGGTTCATCGTGACGAAGGGAGCGGTCGAGCGGTAG